TTTCATAAAAATTCTTGTATCTTTATCGCACTTGAAAGATATGGCAAAGGCAGTTGTAATTATTGAGAAGGAGGACAGGGAATAAGAACTGACGAATAGAACACAAGGGATTGGCCCCTCCAGTTGCCTTTATCAATGCGCAAATTTCATAGGTTTCACCATATATCTGAAGAATACTATGACGCACATTGGATCTTACGAAGAAAGGTTAAAGAACTTCAACTGGAGCATTGCGGAAAAAGAATTGGAATACCAGCCGGGAAATGTGATTAACATCGGCTGGTATTGTTCTGACCGGATTTGTCAATTGGGGATGGCAGATAAGCCGGCCCTGATCTGGGAAGGGATGGGCGGCAAGGAAATAACCTTCACCTACAATGATGTTCGTCTCAACTCCAACACCATTGGTCATTTTCTGAGAAGCCTGGGTATTCAGCCCGAAGACAGGGTTTGCCTTTTCATGGATAAAATCCCTGAACTCTACCTGGGATTCCTCGGCATACTTAAGATCGGTGCCATTGCACAACCACTCTTTTCAGCCTTTGGCGATGAGTCTCTTTTTGTAAGGCTTGAAAACGCACAAACAAGGGCAATAATCACCCAGAAAAAGCATGCTCCGAAAGTCAGGAAGATCCTCGACAAAATGCCATTCCTGGAATACATCATAATCGTTGACCATGACCCGGCCAAGCCCCTTGGCCCCAGGGAGAAAAGTTTCAATCTTGACGAAACACAAAAAGTGGATAGCTTCGAAATCTACCCCACTTTGGCAGAATCGCCTTCAGTTTTGCATTACACCTCCGGAACTACAGGTCAGCCTAAGGGGGTTAAACATGTGCATTACTCTTTAATTTCACAATATCTTACCTCCAAGTGGGTCCTTGACCTGTGCGATGATGACATATACTGGTGCACAGCCGACCCGGGATGGGTCACCGGTACATCCTACGGAATTATCGGGGCTTTTAGCAATGGTGTTACCCAGTGTGTGCTCGATGCTGGTTTTTCGGCCGATGCGTGGTACCGGTTTATTGAGAAACACCGGATTACAATGTGGTATTCCGCCCCAACCGCCATCCGTTCCCTCATGAAAGCAGGGGGAGAGGTTGCAAACAAATATGACCTTTCATGCCTCCGCCATTTGGCATCAGTGGGAGAACCCCTGAATTCAGAAGCTGTCATCTGGTCTGAGAAAGTATTTGGGAAGCCTTTTTACGACACCTACTGGCAAACCGAGACTGGGTCGATCATGATCTCAAACTATCCAGGCATGAAGGTCAAACCAGGGTCTATGGGAAAGCCATTTCCCGGCATTGAAGCCACCGTTGTACACCCGGAAACTTACGAACCTCTCGCCGAGCCTGGTAAGGTTGGCCTTATCGCCATTAAACCGGGCTGGCCTGCCATGATGCGCACCTACTGGAGAAACGAGGAAGCCTTCCAGGGCAAATTCAGAAAAGGATGGTATCTTCCCGGCGACCGCTCAAGTATTGACAAAGAAGGGTATTTCTGGTTCGTTGGGCGGGATGATGATGTGATCAATACCGGTGGTCACCTGGTGAGCCCCTTTGAGGTGGAATCTGCCCTGCTTGAACATCCTGCCGTAGCTGAATCTGCTGTTGTAGCCAAACCTGACTTCTTGAATATGGAGGTGGTTAAAGCTTTTGTGACGCTTAAGCCAGGCCATACACCCAGCAAAGAACTCGACCTGGAGATTATGAACTTCGTCCGCAAAAAACTCTCACCTCTGGCCATGCCACAGGAGATCGAATTTGTGGAAACATTGCCCAAAACCCGGAGCGGCAAGATCATGCGCCGTATCCTTAAGGCCAAAGAGTGGGGAGAAGAAATTGGCGATACTTCAACCCTTGAAGATGATTAATAAATAAATGCCTGGGGAAAACCGGCACAACGATTTATTAAGCTCACCAAAACCTAATAACAATCAACCAAAAAGAGACTGAATTATGGAAGAAATGAAAGAAGTTGTAAGAGATTATGTAATACAGGAATACGTGGAAGACGACACGGAAGTCAACTTTGACACCCCACTGATTTCGGGAGGGATTGTTGATTCATTTTCCATGGTATCCCTTAAACGTTTTCTGGAAAATAAATACAAAATCTCCATTCCGGATGACAAGGCTACGCCTGAGGCATTCGACAGCGTAAATAAAATCGTTGACCTTGTAAATGAATTTCTAAAATAGGAGGCATTATGGCATATTCAGAAAAAACCAGGGCGATGTATGCCGAAGTCCTTGAAGGCATTAAAGAAGCCGGGCTTTTTAAGCAGGAACGTTTCATTCACTCTTCGCAGGCTGCCGACATTGAGGTTGAGTTTCCCGTGGGGGCCTCTCTTAAGAAAGTCATAAACATTTGCGCCAACAACTACCTGGGCATGTCAAGTCACCCTGAGGTTATCAAGGCGGCTCACGAAGGCCTCGATTCGCATGGCTACGGTATGTCATCGGTACGGTTTATTTGCGGCACCCAGGACATTCATAAACAATTGGAAGATATGGTTACCGAATTTCTGGGCACGGAAGACACCATTCTTTTCCCGTCATGCATGGACGCCAATGCTGGTGTGTTTGAGGCTCTGCTGACCAAGGATGATGTCATGATATCCGACCGGTTGGTGCATGCTTCCATTATTGATGGCATCCGGCTTTGCAGCGCTATGCACGATACTTTCAAGCATTCTGACATGGAGCACCTCGAAAGCAAGCTCCAACTTCACAACAACAGGCGACTGAAGGTTGTGATAACCGATGGTGTTTTCTCTATGGACGGCGACACTGCCAAGCTCGATGAGATGGTGGCCCTTTGCGAGAAATATGATGCCTTGCTATTGGTGGATGACTCGCATGCCAGCGGTTTTATTGGAAAGACTGGCCGCGGCACCCACGAGCAGTATGGGGTGATGGGTAAGATTGACATCATTACCACCACCTTTGGCAAGGGCCTTGGAGGAGCATCCGGGGGTTGTGTATCAGGTCGAAAGGAACTGGTGGAATTGTGCCGTCAGAGAGCCCGGCCATACCTGTTCTCAAATACCATTGCCCCTCCCATTGTGGCAGGAGTTATTAAAGTGCTTGAAATTCTGTCTGCTTCTACTGACCGCCGTGATAAGCTGGAGAGCAACACTTCCTTCTGGCGCAATGGCTTATGTGAAGCTGGGTTTATATTGAAACAAGGTGACACCCCTATTGTGCCTGTTATGCTCTTTAATGCAAAATTGGCACAAGATTTCTCACGCGACTTGTTTGAAGAAGGCATTTATGCTATCGGCTTCTTCTTTCCTGTTGTACCCCAAAGCCAGGCAAGAATCAGAACCCAAATATCGGCCGGACACGAAATGCACCACCTTGAAAAAGCCCTGGAGGCTTTCAAAAAAGTGGGTAAGAAATACAACATCCTTGGCAAATCAAAGCAAGAGATTATAGACATGTATGGCATTTAGCGAGCCATTTTAAGCTGGAACCGTCCTGATTTATTAATCAGGGCGGTTTTTTTTATCTTCCCATGACAAACATGAAGTAATATCAACCTCATTAAACATTTTTTGTTATTATTGCTGCCAGTTATCAAATTGAAATAACCCTCATTTTCTAAATACAACATGAGAAAAGCCTTCTTACTCCTGACTGCCATTTTGGTCATCGCAATTAATTCCTTTGCAAC
The sequence above is a segment of the Bacteroides sp. genome. Coding sequences within it:
- the acsA gene encoding acetate--CoA ligase, with the protein product MTHIGSYEERLKNFNWSIAEKELEYQPGNVINIGWYCSDRICQLGMADKPALIWEGMGGKEITFTYNDVRLNSNTIGHFLRSLGIQPEDRVCLFMDKIPELYLGFLGILKIGAIAQPLFSAFGDESLFVRLENAQTRAIITQKKHAPKVRKILDKMPFLEYIIIVDHDPAKPLGPREKSFNLDETQKVDSFEIYPTLAESPSVLHYTSGTTGQPKGVKHVHYSLISQYLTSKWVLDLCDDDIYWCTADPGWVTGTSYGIIGAFSNGVTQCVLDAGFSADAWYRFIEKHRITMWYSAPTAIRSLMKAGGEVANKYDLSCLRHLASVGEPLNSEAVIWSEKVFGKPFYDTYWQTETGSIMISNYPGMKVKPGSMGKPFPGIEATVVHPETYEPLAEPGKVGLIAIKPGWPAMMRTYWRNEEAFQGKFRKGWYLPGDRSSIDKEGYFWFVGRDDDVINTGGHLVSPFEVESALLEHPAVAESAVVAKPDFLNMEVVKAFVTLKPGHTPSKELDLEIMNFVRKKLSPLAMPQEIEFVETLPKTRSGKIMRRILKAKEWGEEIGDTSTLEDD
- a CDS encoding acyl carrier protein → MEEMKEVVRDYVIQEYVEDDTEVNFDTPLISGGIVDSFSMVSLKRFLENKYKISIPDDKATPEAFDSVNKIVDLVNEFLK
- the kbl gene encoding glycine C-acetyltransferase; amino-acid sequence: MAYSEKTRAMYAEVLEGIKEAGLFKQERFIHSSQAADIEVEFPVGASLKKVINICANNYLGMSSHPEVIKAAHEGLDSHGYGMSSVRFICGTQDIHKQLEDMVTEFLGTEDTILFPSCMDANAGVFEALLTKDDVMISDRLVHASIIDGIRLCSAMHDTFKHSDMEHLESKLQLHNNRRLKVVITDGVFSMDGDTAKLDEMVALCEKYDALLLVDDSHASGFIGKTGRGTHEQYGVMGKIDIITTTFGKGLGGASGGCVSGRKELVELCRQRARPYLFSNTIAPPIVAGVIKVLEILSASTDRRDKLESNTSFWRNGLCEAGFILKQGDTPIVPVMLFNAKLAQDFSRDLFEEGIYAIGFFFPVVPQSQARIRTQISAGHEMHHLEKALEAFKKVGKKYNILGKSKQEIIDMYGI